From a region of the Candidatus Limnocylindria bacterium genome:
- a CDS encoding (Fe-S)-binding protein, whose product MIAPTQGLVLVLLALIVLGFGGFFWRASLLYRLLRLGRNEDRSDSPARRLRDEIVIYLGQRKLLKRPYYVRGIGHALIFWGFLVITYGSADLLLAGVFGRHLPLTDTGLYAWTLDIFAVAVLASVIVAVARRAFVKPPRMHIAPEGYVILGLISFLMLTLLVFESAGIAAGQLEAGVTPPPLAGLVNLFSRESSSAVFAGAWWAHVVTILAFAVYLPRTKHLHIVTTLPNVYFRSSRPRGALQLIEDIENKETFGAANIRDFSWKQLLDGYTCTECGRCSDNCPALATGKMLDPQKIVLDIRDQLLREGPKLLADAKAETTAPAHWVETKPDELWACTTCAACVEACPVTIEHIDKIVDMRRSLTLMEGAAPAEAQRAMTNIERAGNPWGEPRETRGDWSRDLGIPTFAEKPDAEYLYFVGCAASYDRRNQRVARALATILRSANVSFAILGAAETCNGDPARRMGNEYLYQLQAQQNIETLNAAAVKKVITSCPHCFNTIANEYPQLGGNYEVTHALPLVKKLLDDRKITMTDTHVSEVVAYHDPCYLGRHNGIYDAPRDVLDAVPGVTRAEIAPHNRERGFCCGAGGGRMWMEEKMGQRVNHRRVDQLLATKSGATKVASGCPYCLIMLEEGVGAKGVQESIKPVDVLELVAARLETN is encoded by the coding sequence GTGATCGCGCCGACGCAGGGCCTCGTGCTGGTGCTGCTCGCGCTGATCGTGCTCGGGTTCGGCGGATTCTTCTGGCGCGCATCGCTCCTGTACCGGCTGCTGCGTCTGGGGCGCAACGAGGACCGCAGCGACAGCCCGGCGCGCCGGCTGCGTGACGAGATCGTGATCTACCTCGGGCAACGCAAGCTCCTGAAGCGGCCGTACTACGTGCGGGGGATCGGACACGCGCTGATCTTCTGGGGCTTCCTCGTCATCACCTACGGGAGCGCCGATCTGCTCCTCGCGGGTGTGTTCGGTCGGCACCTGCCGCTCACCGACACCGGCCTCTACGCGTGGACGCTCGACATCTTCGCCGTCGCGGTGCTCGCGTCGGTCATCGTCGCCGTCGCGCGCCGCGCGTTCGTGAAGCCTCCGCGGATGCACATCGCGCCCGAGGGCTACGTGATCCTCGGGCTCATCTCCTTCCTGATGCTCACGCTGCTCGTCTTCGAGAGCGCCGGCATCGCCGCCGGCCAGCTGGAGGCCGGTGTGACGCCGCCGCCGCTTGCGGGTCTCGTGAATCTCTTCTCCCGCGAGAGCTCTTCGGCCGTGTTCGCGGGCGCGTGGTGGGCGCACGTCGTGACGATCCTCGCCTTCGCGGTCTACCTCCCGCGCACGAAGCACCTTCACATCGTCACCACGCTGCCGAACGTGTACTTCCGCTCGTCGCGGCCGCGTGGCGCGCTCCAGCTCATCGAGGACATCGAGAACAAGGAGACGTTCGGCGCCGCGAACATCCGCGACTTCTCGTGGAAGCAGCTCCTCGACGGGTACACCTGCACCGAATGCGGGCGCTGCTCCGACAACTGCCCGGCGCTCGCCACCGGCAAGATGCTCGATCCGCAGAAGATCGTCCTCGACATCCGCGACCAGCTGCTGCGCGAAGGACCGAAGCTGCTCGCCGACGCGAAGGCCGAGACGACGGCGCCCGCGCACTGGGTCGAGACGAAGCCCGATGAGCTGTGGGCCTGCACCACCTGCGCGGCGTGTGTCGAAGCGTGCCCGGTGACGATCGAGCACATCGACAAGATCGTCGACATGCGACGCTCGCTCACGCTCATGGAGGGCGCGGCTCCGGCCGAGGCGCAGCGCGCCATGACGAACATCGAGCGCGCCGGGAACCCGTGGGGCGAGCCGCGCGAGACGCGCGGCGACTGGTCCCGGGACCTTGGGATCCCGACCTTCGCGGAGAAGCCCGACGCCGAGTACCTGTACTTCGTCGGGTGCGCGGCGTCGTACGACCGTCGCAACCAGCGCGTCGCTCGCGCCCTCGCGACGATCCTGAGGTCCGCGAACGTCTCGTTCGCGATCCTCGGCGCGGCCGAGACGTGCAACGGTGACCCGGCCCGGCGCATGGGTAACGAGTACCTCTATCAGCTGCAGGCGCAGCAGAACATCGAGACGCTGAACGCGGCCGCGGTAAAGAAGGTGATCACGTCCTGCCCGCACTGCTTCAACACGATCGCGAACGAGTACCCGCAGCTCGGGGGTAACTACGAGGTCACGCACGCGCTGCCGCTGGTGAAGAAGCTGCTCGACGACAGGAAGATCACGATGACCGACACGCATGTCTCCGAGGTCGTCGCCTACCACGACCCGTGCTACCTCGGCCGGCACAACGGCATCTACGACGCGCCGCGCGACGTGCTCGACGCGGTGCCCGGCGTCACGCGAGCGGAGATCGCTCCACACAACCGCGAGCGCGGGTTCTGCTGTGGCGCGGGGGGCGGCCGGATGTGGATGGAAGAGAAGATGGGACAGCGCGTGAATCACCGCCGCGTCGATCAGCTGCTCGCGACGAAGTCGGGCGCGACCAAGGTGGCGAGCGGTTGCCCGTACTGCCTGATCATGCTCGAGGAGGGCGTCGGGGCCAAAGGCGTGCAAGAGTCCATCAAGCCGGTCGATGTGCTCGAGCTCGTCGCCGCGCGCTTGGAGACGAACTGA
- a CDS encoding acyl-CoA dehydrogenase produces the protein MATTTETVTGFDLSLTEEQELVQRTARDFAREKVLPRAREIDEKGKIPPELLAEMASLGFLGIYVPEAYGGAGLDALSYALVTEEINRACASTGVVMSSHVSLVVDPLLHHGSDAQKDRFLRPLASGAKLGCFALSEPASGSDAAAMRTSARRDGDAWVLNGTKNFITNGASADITLVFAQTQVGDASKSAGSEAAKARHRGIAAFIVEKDTPGFSVGKIEHKLGIRGSDTAQLVFQDCRVPAANLLGGVGEGFKIALSTLDGGRISIAAQAVGIARACLEDSLAYAKEREAFGKKIVEFQAIQWKLADMATEIDAARLLVWRAATLKDRGEDHILAAAQAKLFASDVAVRAARECVQIFGGYGYLTDFPAERHYRDAKITEIYEGTSEIMNLVIAQEILKE, from the coding sequence ATGGCCACGACCACTGAGACGGTGACCGGCTTCGACCTCTCGCTCACAGAAGAGCAGGAGCTCGTCCAGCGGACGGCGCGCGACTTCGCGCGCGAGAAGGTGCTCCCGCGCGCTCGCGAGATCGACGAGAAGGGCAAGATCCCACCGGAGCTGCTCGCCGAGATGGCATCGCTGGGCTTCCTCGGGATCTACGTCCCAGAGGCGTACGGTGGCGCCGGTCTCGATGCGCTGAGCTACGCCCTCGTGACCGAGGAGATCAACCGCGCCTGCGCATCGACGGGCGTCGTCATGTCGTCGCACGTGTCGCTCGTGGTCGACCCGCTCCTGCATCACGGCAGCGACGCCCAGAAGGACCGCTTCCTGCGGCCGCTCGCAAGTGGCGCGAAGCTCGGGTGCTTCGCTTTGTCGGAGCCGGCGTCGGGCAGCGACGCCGCGGCGATGCGAACGTCCGCCCGCCGCGACGGCGATGCATGGGTGCTGAACGGAACGAAGAACTTCATCACGAACGGCGCGAGCGCCGACATCACGCTGGTCTTCGCGCAGACGCAGGTCGGCGATGCGTCCAAGTCGGCCGGCAGCGAGGCTGCGAAGGCCCGACATCGCGGCATCGCGGCGTTCATCGTCGAGAAGGACACGCCGGGCTTCAGTGTCGGCAAGATCGAGCACAAGCTCGGCATCCGCGGGTCGGACACCGCGCAGCTCGTGTTCCAAGACTGCCGCGTGCCGGCGGCGAATCTCCTCGGCGGGGTGGGTGAGGGCTTCAAGATCGCGCTCTCGACGCTCGACGGAGGCCGCATCAGCATCGCGGCGCAGGCGGTCGGCATCGCGCGCGCGTGCCTCGAGGACTCGCTCGCGTACGCGAAGGAGCGCGAGGCATTCGGCAAGAAGATCGTCGAGTTCCAGGCGATCCAGTGGAAGCTCGCGGACATGGCGACCGAGATCGACGCGGCCCGTCTCCTCGTGTGGCGCGCCGCGACGCTCAAGGACCGCGGCGAGGATCACATCCTCGCGGCCGCCCAGGCGAAGCTGTTCGCGAGCGACGTCGCGGTGCGCGCGGCGCGCGAATGCGTGCAGATCTTCGGCGGCTACGGCTACCTCACCGACTTCCCGGCCGAGCGCCACTACCGCGACGCGAAGATCACCGAGATCTACGAGGGGACGAGCGAGATCATGAATCTCGTCATCGCCCAGGAGATCTTGAAAGAGTGA
- a CDS encoding VOC family protein: protein MSDDHVPSVGPVMAFTSRREEVVRFYTEIAGLKAELQGGATWLETENAQVVIHDPDDRQTEAEVRAQRGFVVWFGIDDVASAYARAKEAGCAVGAFQGDYFYARDPDGRYVGFHANEEHGHGHGHDH, encoded by the coding sequence GTGAGCGACGACCACGTGCCCAGCGTCGGTCCGGTCATGGCCTTCACGTCGCGGCGCGAGGAGGTCGTGCGCTTCTACACCGAGATCGCCGGGCTCAAGGCGGAGCTACAGGGCGGCGCGACCTGGCTCGAGACCGAGAACGCGCAGGTCGTGATCCACGACCCCGACGATCGGCAGACCGAGGCCGAGGTGCGCGCGCAGCGCGGCTTCGTCGTCTGGTTCGGCATCGACGACGTCGCGAGCGCGTACGCACGCGCGAAGGAGGCCGGCTGCGCGGTCGGCGCGTTCCAGGGCGACTACTTCTACGCTCGCGACCCCGACGGTCGGTACGTCGGCTTCCACGCGAACGAGGAGCATGGACACGGACATGGCCACGACCACTGA
- a CDS encoding acetyl-CoA C-acyltransferase: protein MSEVVIVGAARTPIGAFLGGLAPLAAPKLGAIAIRAAIERSGMADDKIDEVYMGNVVQAGVGQAPARQAALGAGLPQSVPCTTVNKVCGSGLKSVMLASSQILAGEARCIVAGGMESMSNAPYLARGLRTGLSLGDHHIEDANLVDGLVDAYGGGHMGLGGEKAAECCALTREDQDRFALHSYEKALRAQKEGAFDAEIVTVDVPGRKGAVTTIAKDESPRETSLEALAKLAPAFKPGGTVTAGNASKLNDGAAALVVASADRARELHAAPIARIIAQAQYAREPDLFLLAPSGAIARVLERAGWTVDGVDLFEVNEAFSGIEGVRRELGIPDDKFNVNGGAVALGHPIGASGARLLVTLLYALRARGKRRGIVSLCLGGGEAVALAVEAA from the coding sequence ATGAGCGAGGTCGTCATCGTCGGGGCGGCGCGCACTCCGATCGGCGCGTTCCTCGGCGGTCTCGCGCCCCTCGCGGCGCCAAAGCTCGGCGCGATCGCGATCCGCGCCGCGATCGAACGCTCCGGGATGGCCGACGACAAGATCGACGAGGTCTACATGGGCAACGTCGTCCAGGCCGGCGTCGGTCAAGCGCCGGCGCGACAGGCCGCGCTTGGAGCGGGCTTGCCGCAGAGCGTTCCATGCACGACGGTCAACAAGGTCTGCGGCTCGGGCCTGAAGAGCGTGATGCTCGCCTCATCGCAGATCCTCGCCGGTGAAGCGCGCTGCATCGTCGCCGGCGGGATGGAGTCGATGTCGAACGCGCCATACCTCGCTCGCGGTCTGCGCACCGGACTGTCGCTCGGCGATCACCACATCGAAGACGCGAATCTGGTGGACGGTCTCGTGGATGCGTACGGCGGCGGGCACATGGGCCTCGGCGGCGAGAAGGCCGCGGAGTGCTGCGCGCTCACGCGCGAGGATCAGGACCGCTTCGCGCTGCACAGCTACGAGAAGGCGCTCCGGGCGCAGAAGGAGGGCGCGTTCGACGCGGAGATCGTCACCGTCGATGTTCCGGGAAGAAAGGGTGCGGTCACGACGATCGCGAAGGACGAGTCGCCGCGCGAGACGAGCCTCGAAGCACTCGCGAAGCTCGCGCCAGCCTTCAAGCCAGGCGGGACCGTTACCGCGGGCAACGCCTCGAAGCTGAACGACGGCGCGGCCGCGCTGGTCGTCGCTTCCGCTGATCGCGCCCGCGAGCTGCACGCCGCACCGATCGCACGCATCATCGCGCAGGCGCAGTACGCGCGCGAGCCCGACCTCTTCCTCCTCGCGCCGAGCGGCGCGATCGCGCGCGTGCTCGAGCGAGCGGGCTGGACCGTCGATGGGGTCGACCTGTTCGAGGTGAACGAGGCGTTCAGCGGCATCGAGGGCGTGCGCCGCGAGCTCGGGATCCCCGATGACAAGTTCAACGTGAACGGCGGCGCCGTCGCGCTCGGGCATCCGATCGGTGCGTCCGGCGCGCGTCTTCTCGTCACGCTCCTTTACGCCCTTCGCGCGCGGGGCAAGCGGCGCGGCATCGTGTCGCTCTGCCTCGGCGGCGGCGAGGCGGTCGCGCTCGCGGTGGAGGCGGCGTGA
- a CDS encoding MerR family transcriptional regulator, translated as MATTVGQYRIGELAAKVGLTERTIRYYEELGLLESVKRLDGGVRVYTDDDVRRLKYIGKLKMLGLTLQEMLELERMFQRHRSNRNVLPRLVELLDAHLATLSDRMSELAALRDEIRSYREHVTQRLLEEDK; from the coding sequence GTGGCGACGACGGTCGGCCAATACCGCATCGGGGAGCTTGCCGCGAAGGTCGGACTGACCGAGCGGACCATCCGCTACTACGAGGAGCTCGGCCTTCTCGAATCCGTGAAGCGCCTCGACGGCGGCGTGCGCGTCTACACCGACGACGACGTGCGCCGTCTCAAGTACATCGGCAAGCTGAAGATGCTCGGGCTCACGCTTCAGGAGATGCTCGAGCTCGAGCGGATGTTCCAGCGGCACCGATCGAACCGCAACGTCCTGCCTCGCTTGGTCGAGCTGCTCGACGCGCACCTCGCCACACTGAGTGACCGCATGAGCGAGCTCGCCGCGCTACGCGACGAGATCCGCTCGTACCGGGAGCACGTGACGCAGCGGCTGCTCGAGGAGGACAAATGA
- a CDS encoding M20 family metallo-hydrolase, producing the protein MSDFFRLQKHIDELSAIGARDGAVTRLGLSAEEQAARDLVGSWCAARGAVLRRDAAANLFARFPGERDNDPVLLVGSHLDSVPEGGRFDGALGVICAIEAVESLLDVGTRFQRPIEVVAWADEEGARFGIGLFGSAAAFGRLPARAAERTDRNGIRVVDALRALGEQGDPALAARDPREIAAYLELHIEQGPRLAEANRPLGVVSDIVGIVHGRVTVKGRADHAGATVMTARSDALLGAAEMALALETAARSRENTVGTVGEIAVRPGAKNVVPGECIFSIDVRAPDQMRIDAVMADLREAVRRVSEARGLETSIDVFNAVPPTPLDLTMRDMFARAASSVGVEAPLLSSGAGHDAQNPALAGVPTGMLFIRSTGGSHTPRESAATVDAALASDALAFALRRIAG; encoded by the coding sequence ATGAGCGACTTCTTCCGGCTACAGAAGCACATCGACGAGCTGTCCGCGATCGGCGCGCGCGACGGCGCGGTCACGCGTCTCGGGCTCAGCGCCGAGGAGCAGGCCGCGCGCGATCTCGTTGGGTCGTGGTGCGCAGCGCGCGGCGCGGTGCTCCGCCGCGATGCGGCGGCGAATCTGTTCGCGCGATTCCCCGGCGAGCGCGACAACGATCCCGTGCTGCTCGTCGGCTCGCACCTTGACTCCGTGCCGGAGGGCGGCCGCTTCGACGGCGCGCTCGGCGTGATCTGCGCGATCGAGGCGGTCGAGTCGCTCCTGGACGTTGGCACTCGCTTCCAACGCCCCATCGAGGTCGTGGCCTGGGCGGACGAAGAGGGCGCGCGTTTCGGGATCGGCCTCTTCGGATCGGCGGCCGCGTTCGGCCGCCTCCCCGCACGTGCGGCCGAGCGGACCGATCGGAACGGGATCAGGGTCGTCGACGCGCTGCGCGCCTTGGGCGAGCAGGGCGACCCCGCGCTCGCCGCGCGGGATCCGCGGGAGATCGCGGCCTACCTCGAGCTCCACATCGAGCAGGGGCCGCGTCTTGCGGAAGCGAATCGTCCGCTTGGCGTCGTGAGCGACATCGTCGGGATCGTGCACGGGCGCGTGACCGTGAAGGGGCGTGCCGATCACGCCGGTGCGACCGTCATGACCGCGCGGTCCGATGCGCTCCTCGGCGCTGCGGAGATGGCTCTCGCGCTGGAGACCGCGGCGCGCTCGCGCGAGAACACCGTCGGCACGGTGGGCGAGATCGCCGTGCGTCCGGGCGCGAAGAATGTCGTGCCGGGCGAGTGCATCTTCTCGATCGACGTGCGGGCACCGGATCAGATGCGCATCGACGCCGTGATGGCGGATCTCCGCGAGGCGGTGAGACGCGTCTCGGAGGCGCGCGGACTCGAGACCTCGATCGACGTGTTCAATGCCGTGCCGCCGACGCCGCTGGACCTCACGATGCGCGACATGTTCGCGAGGGCGGCGTCGAGCGTTGGCGTCGAGGCGCCTCTCCTGTCGAGCGGTGCGGGGCACGACGCGCAGAACCCAGCGCTCGCCGGTGTCCCGACCGGGATGCTGTTCATCCGCTCGACCGGGGGCAGCCACACACCGCGGGAGTCGGCCGCGACCGTCGACGCGGCACTCGCATCGGACGCGCTCGCGTTCGCGCTCCGCCGCATCGCCGGCTGA
- a CDS encoding HD domain-containing protein, with translation MTKISTEAEQFFDRYAYPAWLRTHSLLVGRIAETIVSARADVKTQARDIALAGYLHDIGRSPLVADDRREHNELSALILAAEGLAGSVEPARRHAIYTVLDPATAPATLADKIVYVADRRGGMRVETIDARARDTAHRHPRFAADIERAIPAAKALEREVFGGLPFAPGELEAHLIT, from the coding sequence TTGACTAAGATATCCACAGAAGCCGAGCAGTTTTTCGACCGATACGCGTATCCGGCCTGGCTGCGTACGCACAGCCTGCTCGTCGGACGGATCGCGGAGACGATCGTTTCGGCCCGCGCGGACGTGAAGACGCAGGCTCGCGACATCGCGCTGGCCGGGTATCTCCACGACATCGGGCGCAGCCCGCTCGTCGCTGACGACAGGCGGGAGCACAACGAGCTGTCGGCGCTGATCCTCGCCGCCGAAGGGCTGGCGGGCTCGGTCGAGCCGGCTCGCCGGCACGCGATCTACACGGTGCTCGATCCCGCGACGGCGCCCGCCACACTCGCGGACAAGATCGTCTACGTCGCGGACCGCCGCGGAGGGATGAGGGTGGAAACGATCGACGCGCGCGCACGGGACACCGCGCATCGCCACCCACGTTTCGCCGCCGACATCGAACGCGCCATCCCGGCCGCGAAGGCGCTCGAGCGCGAAGTGTTCGGCGGTCTACCGTTTGCGCCGGGAGAGCTGGAGGCGCATCTCATCACATGA